A single region of the Triticum dicoccoides isolate Atlit2015 ecotype Zavitan chromosome 2B, WEW_v2.0, whole genome shotgun sequence genome encodes:
- the LOC119360711 gene encoding uncharacterized protein LOC119360711: MPFHHGTVKHGLHNEEEEPGLGQQPVGTRKGPTSTVEDAGTPSAPPPLSKLLPCLLAQKAAKWKHHHHAHRRPPPPGRRTATGRAAPPPHARDGEEPTQPPMETYSDLGTDGGSPAPTKPAMEEPRAAATGGPSIVGPDAPPAPQPGTAAGARKRKAPTTATAKAARKPRIPQVEEPIQMHVYYGLGEMFDSVQGDDLVEDSLDTFVENNCAHVIGELPLQPQSMSLVDLQLWIFKLFRLHPETQDLAIKGFLKQHKSDSYDDSSEVDSYLEYCPWDIHYFTTDKCWSSFANKLKRKRNVTQKFMLYVQSSEIEHYDILLKAVNDDYYQLATVVLPGTKSLTSGFCFGALVEDLTMTAKEIGDYLTGQFGKQISPGEAWRAKQFALERKFGTFYDSHNFAPRLLKDIARKNPGSFVDIKDAEVAGCKDFRVLQRMFWAFGQCLQAFRTCRPVLCIKATPLCGKYQGMLLTAVALDANDFSIPVACAVVEGETNESWLWFLRNLERAVVHQSDVCIIHDYKKELIDAVEDFLNSCERQWCRAESRWCMEDLAENFFSYFGDKKLVMMFKKLCQQKRRHKFGKIWKELDELTSTYMAEKEHGASGEMQQESVEHEMAELEVQRPCNQHDSVGYVKEGDRKITKFSDWISMKPKEKWSLAYDQNGARYGIMGSYIADVYKNDHVLIGITCLPLSAIVEVTFLRLVEYFKNTSVAANKAIGNPSTNFPERVQVDMTSEMQKSETHKLMYTDTNEKGYLGNVVDQKFTVKGRKREVTVHLKTDYNLSMNKSEGSTIVKTATCSCSKPQVLHKPCSHVIVVCCEIGVSTATYMSPYYSLPYLVPASRQKFNKFSHDYRDRVPRYFRDTVLFGGQAPIWIPDKRLECGLPVCLLSDCMQTAVIEEEQ; encoded by the exons ATGCCGTTTCACCACGGCACCGTGAAGCatggtctgcacaatgaagaagaggagCCGGGGCTAGGGCAGCAGCCCGTCGGCACACggaagggccccacctccaccgttgAAGACG CCGGCACACCGTCGGCGCCGCCGCCCCTGTCCAAGCTGCTCCCCTGCCTCCTCGCGCAGAAAGCCGCCAAGTGGAAGCACCACCACCACGCGCACCGTcggccaccaccaccaggtcgccgGACCGCCACTGGCCGAGCCGCACCACCGCCGCACGCCCGCGACGGAGAGGAACCAACGCAGCCGCCA ATGGAAACCTACTCCGACCTCGGCACCGACGGCGGCAGCCCTGCTCCGACGAAGCCGGCGATGGAGGAACCACGCGCCGCCGCCACTGGAGGTCCCTCCATAGTTGGCCCCGACGCTCCCCCCGCCCCCCAGCCG GGTACCGCCGCCGGCGCGAGGAAGCGGAAGGCCCCGACGACGGCGACAGCGAAGGCCGCCAGGAAGCCTCGCATACCGCAG GTTGAAGAACCGATCCAGATGCATGTGTACTATGGACTTGGAGAAATGTTTGACAGCGTTCAGGGCGATGATTTAGTTGAAGATTCGTTAGACACTTTTGTAGAGAACAACTGTGCACATGTCATCGGCGAGCTACCGCTGCAGCCGCAGTCGATGTCATTGGTGGATCTACAGCTCTGGATCTTCAAGTTGTTCCGGCTCCATCCAGAAACACAAGATCTCGCTATTAAGGGGTTCCTCAAACAACACAAAAGTGACTCCTACGACGACTCCTCTGAAGTGGACAGTTATTTGGAGTACTGCCCGTGGGACATACATTACTTTACGACTGACAAGTGTTGGAGTTCATTTGCCAATAAATTGAAGAGAAAAAGAAATGTGACGCAGAAGTTCATGTTGTATGTGCAATCTTCTGAGATAGAGCATTATGACATTCTGCTCAAAGCTGTAAATGATGATTATTATCAACTGGCGACGGTTGTGTTGCCTGGGACAAAAAGCCTGACAAGTGGCTTCTGCTTTGGTGCCCTTGTGGAAGACTTGACAATGACAGCAAAGGAAATTGGAGATTATCTCACTGGTCAGTTTGGTAAGCAGATTAGTCCTGGTGAGGCGTGGAGAGCAAAACAGTTTGCTCTGGAGAGGAAATTTGGTACATTTTATGATTCACACAACTTTGCCCCGAGGTTACTTAAGGATATAGCACGTAAAAACCCTGGTAGTTTTGTTGACATCAAGGATGCAGAGGTTGCAGGGTGTAAAGATTTCCGTGTCCTCCAGCGTATGTTTTGGGCATTTGGACAGTGCTTACAGGCCTTTCGTACCTGTCGCCCTGTGCTATGCATCAAGGCCACACCACTATGCGGGAAATATCAAGGGATGCTGTTGACTGCTGTAGCATTAGATGCTAATGATTTCTCCATTCCAGTAGCATGTGCTGTCGTTGAGGGCGAGACCAACGAAAGCTGGTTGTGGTTTCTTAGGAATTTGGAGCGAGCAGTGGTGCATCAGTCTGATGTGTGCATTATACACGACTACAAAAAGGAGTTGATTGATGCCGTGGAGGACTTTCTGAATTCCTGTGAGCGACAATGGTGTAGAGCAGAAAGCCGGTGGTGCATGGAAGACCTTGCTGAAAACTTCTTTTCGTATTTTGGCGACAAGAAGCTTGTGATGATGTTCAAGAAACTTTGCCAGCAAAAGCGACGCCATAAATTTGGTAAAATCTGGAAGGAGCTTGATGAGTTGACGTCCACATATATGGCGGAGAAAGAACATGGTGCTAGTGGGGAAATGCAGCAGGAATCAGTCGAGCATGAAATGGCGGAACTTGAGGTGCAAAGGCCATGCAACCAACATGATTCAGTGGGGTATGTGAAGGAAGGAGACAGAAAGATAACAAAGTTCTCTGACTGGATCAGTATGAAACCAAAGGAGAAGTGGTCACTGGCATATGATCAAAATGGAGCAAGGTATGGCATCATGGGCAGTTATATAGCTGATGTATATAAGAACGACCATGTATTGATAGGGATAACATGCCTTCCGCTCAGTGCGATAGTGGAGGTGACATTCCTGCGCTTGGTAGAGTACTTCAAAAACACAAGTGTTGCAGCAAACAAAGCAATCGGCAACCCATCAACTAACTTCCCTGAACGTGTTCAGGTTGACATGACCTCCGAGATGCAGAAATCCGAGACGCACAAACTTATGTATACGGACACCAATGAAAAAGGTTATCTCGGTAATGTAGTGGATCAAAAATTTACAGTTAAGGGAAGGAAGAGGGAGGTGACTGTTCACCTGAAGACGGACTATAACCTCAGTATGAATAAGTCTGAAGGATCCACAATTGTAAAAACTGCCACCTGTTCATGCAGCAAGCCACAGGTACTTCACAAGCCTTGCTCTCATGTCATTGTCGTCTGTTGTGAGATTGGGGTTAGCACTGCTACATACATGTCTCCATACTACAGCCTGCCCTATCTAGTTCCCGCCTCGAGGCAAAAATTCAATAAGTTCTCACACGACTACAGAGATAGGGTACCACGCTACTTCAGAGATACTGTACTATTTGGAGGCCAAGCACCAATTTGGATCCCAGACAAAAGATTGGAGTGTGGCCTTCCTGTTTGTCTACTGTCGGACTGCATGCAAACTGCCGTGATTGAGGAAGAGCAATAG
- the LOC119362729 gene encoding translation initiation factor IF-2-like — MAAKVLQLRSSDGKVLVAPAWDYRPAAAQALPLETRVPSRVLERVLQYWTKHNLAKATGESWESLARWDADFQRRLQEDGLAKEAAAAAQELRRYGVDHGGRPHRHAATAASEVDAPVKAARDNPVRAWCPLVHHLKGVNHGERSPAPAVSSAFRASDIAAAARPGLATTLPAAAGADPVDVRCAIRARGRQMAEDEESACHHRKRPASKAPLCLPATAVAPVKKVSRPVASKARSFVGSTPLPVTAAVPSVKKATPASTLRARRGMGELSCKVPKQIRVTAAAPMKQPIPWVRPVVLRPC, encoded by the coding sequence ATGGCGGCGAAGGTGCTCCAGCTCCGTAGCTCCGACGGCAAGGTGCTCGTCGCTCCGGCGTGGGACTATCGCCCGGCCGCCGCCCAAGCCCTCCCGCTGGAGACGCGGGTGCCCTCGCGCGTCCTCGAGAGGGTGCTCCAGTACTGGACCAAGCACAACCTTGCCAAGGCCACCGGTGAGTCCTGGGAGTCCCTCGCCCGCTGGGACGCCGACTTCCAGCGCCGTCTCCAGGAAGACGGCCTCGCCAAGGAGGCCGCTGCAGCCGCCCAAGAACTCCGCCGCTACGGCGTCGACCATGGAGGGCGTCCCCATCGCCACGCCGCCACGGCCGCATCTGAAGTCGATGCTCCTGTCAAGGCGGCCCGTGATAATCCCGTCCGTGCCTGGTGCCCACTTGTTCACCACCTCAAGGGTGTCAACCATGGAGAACGCAGCCCGGCGCCTGCGGTGTCCAGCGCCTTCCGTGCCTCTGAtatcgccgccgccgcgcgccctgggCTTGCCACCACCTTGCCGGCTGCTGCTGGTGCTGACCCCGTGGACGTCCGGTGCGCCATCCGTGCCCGTGGACGCCAGATGGCTGAAGACGAGGAGTCCGCTTGCCACCACCGCAAGCGCCCGGCTTCCAAGGCTCCACTCTGCCTGCCTGCCACTGCTGTTGCGCCCGTGAAGAAGGTCTCTCGTCCCGTCGCTTCCAAGGCTCGCTCTTTCGTCGGCTCAACACCATTGCCAGTCACTGCTGCTGTGCCCAGTGTGAAGAAGGCGACTCCAGCTTCAACTCTGCGCGCAAGAAGGGGGATGGGGGAGCTCAGCTGCAAGGTTCCGAAGCAAATCCGTGTCACCGCTGCAGCACCAATGAAGCAACCAATTCCTTGGGTGCGTCCAGTGGTATTACGCCCTTGCTAG